One segment of Bradyrhizobium sp. WD16 DNA contains the following:
- a CDS encoding tetratricopeptide repeat protein, translating into MSELFNEVDEELRREQLKKLWDRYSLLIIGAAILIIAGVAGWRGYQYYEAKHAAEAGAAFEAAATLAEDNKHAEAEAAFTKLATEAPRGYRTLARLRAAAELATHDRDGAVKQFDAIGADSGVGQPEQDLAKVRAAGLLVDTAPFDEIRQRLEPLTAAGRTFRHSARELLAQSAWKASDASAARQWVDLIMTDAETPASIRNRAEALQALLPPVAKS; encoded by the coding sequence GTGTCTGAATTATTTAATGAAGTCGACGAGGAGCTGCGCCGCGAGCAGCTCAAGAAGCTGTGGGACCGCTATTCGCTCCTGATCATCGGCGCCGCGATTCTGATCATCGCCGGCGTCGCCGGCTGGCGCGGCTATCAATATTACGAGGCCAAGCACGCCGCCGAGGCGGGGGCTGCCTTCGAGGCGGCAGCGACGCTGGCGGAAGACAACAAGCACGCCGAGGCCGAAGCCGCCTTCACAAAGCTCGCGACCGAGGCGCCGCGCGGCTACCGCACCCTGGCGCGGCTGCGCGCCGCGGCCGAGCTCGCGACCCACGACCGCGATGGCGCGGTCAAGCAGTTCGACGCCATCGGCGCCGATTCGGGCGTCGGCCAGCCGGAACAGGACCTCGCCAAGGTCCGGGCCGCGGGCCTCCTGGTCGATACCGCACCGTTCGACGAGATTCGCCAGCGCCTCGAGCCGCTCACCGCGGCCGGCCGCACCTTCCGCCACAGCGCGCGCGAGCTGCTCGCCCAGTCCGCCTGGAAGGCCAGCGACGCCTCCGCCGCGCGCCAGTGGGTGGACCTGATCATGACCGATGCCGAGACGCCGGCCAGCATCCGCAACCGCGCCGAGGCGCTGCAGGCCCTGCTGCCACCGGTCGCCAAGAGCTGA